A genomic region of Nitrospinota bacterium contains the following coding sequences:
- the asnB gene encoding asparagine synthase (glutamine-hydrolyzing): protein MCGITGVWNLDGRDISPADMDAFTDSLAHRGPDGRGVYRDAEARLSLGHRRLAIIDLSGAGKQPMSYLDGRYTITFNGEIYNHPELRERLEGLGHRFKSSSDTEVVLAAYAQWGEACQTHFNGMWALAIWDSRERKLFLSRDRFGVKPLHYFYDGARFAFASEMKAFLALEWFNPVYDPRIVARALNDYNSIEGSEDCLLTGVKRLMGGHCLTIMKGYPPRVSRWWNTLEHLYAPPSTPQQQVEKFRELFFDACGIRTRSDVPIGAALSGGLDSGSIFCSLWKGGGGPERRPKAFVASFPATPQDERPFAEDVIRHTGAPAVFEEIDPLGGICLLDEILSGFEEIYDLPASAWLLYRRMREDGLRVSIDGHGGDELLAGYHHHVEELMDSHILPQPDPTRYEKLRTILTGMYPPGVRSVFPDYAERSSKTLEYYANSNHPATVVVGDNVRRVVIFGSGQGGAAALRLAESRGWEVVCFVDNDKGKWGSALEGLEIKDPAILPGRDFDLIIVASAPGKKGIFNSLHESGFIYGKDFIYYQDDIYSASSEIMVTKDYFKSPVYPNPWLIRKPERYARDIPDDDMKILQGMGVLNRRLYDDFHFTRLPTILRNFDRVSMAHGVEIRAPFMDWRLVRYAFSLPEGRKVGDGFTKLVLREAMRGVLPESIRTRPSKVGFANPMAQWLAGPLKPFALDTVNSAMFLESQVWDGQAIRRAVNEAYKKGDLKQVGQFWPYLQTHVLGRAFLAKRPKRP, encoded by the coding sequence ATGTGCGGAATAACCGGCGTATGGAATCTTGACGGGCGGGACATCTCCCCCGCCGATATGGACGCGTTCACCGACAGCCTCGCCCACCGCGGCCCGGACGGGCGCGGGGTTTACCGCGACGCGGAAGCCCGCTTGAGCCTTGGTCACCGGCGGCTGGCCATTATCGACCTTTCCGGCGCCGGCAAACAGCCCATGTCTTACCTGGATGGACGCTATACCATAACCTTCAACGGCGAGATATATAACCACCCTGAATTGCGGGAACGTCTGGAGGGGCTGGGACATCGTTTCAAAAGCTCGTCGGACACGGAGGTGGTTCTGGCGGCTTACGCGCAGTGGGGCGAGGCCTGCCAGACCCATTTCAACGGGATGTGGGCGCTGGCCATATGGGACAGCCGGGAGAGGAAGCTGTTTCTCTCCCGGGACAGGTTCGGCGTAAAACCTCTCCATTATTTTTATGACGGAGCGCGATTCGCTTTCGCCTCCGAGATGAAAGCGTTTCTGGCCCTGGAGTGGTTCAACCCGGTTTACGACCCGCGAATAGTGGCCCGCGCCTTGAATGACTATAACAGCATCGAAGGCTCGGAGGACTGTCTTTTAACGGGCGTGAAAAGGCTCATGGGCGGCCATTGCCTTACGATAATGAAAGGCTATCCGCCCAGGGTATCCAGATGGTGGAACACGCTGGAGCATCTTTATGCGCCCCCTTCCACGCCTCAACAGCAGGTAGAAAAGTTCCGGGAACTGTTTTTCGACGCGTGCGGGATAAGGACACGGAGCGACGTGCCCATCGGGGCCGCGTTAAGCGGCGGGCTGGATTCCGGCTCCATCTTCTGCTCGTTATGGAAAGGCGGAGGAGGACCGGAGCGGCGGCCGAAGGCTTTTGTGGCTTCGTTCCCCGCCACGCCGCAGGACGAACGCCCATTCGCCGAAGATGTCATTCGCCACACCGGGGCTCCCGCCGTTTTCGAGGAGATAGACCCGCTGGGGGGAATATGCCTGCTGGATGAAATCCTGTCCGGTTTCGAGGAGATTTACGACCTGCCCGCCTCCGCGTGGCTGTTATACCGCAGAATGCGGGAAGATGGCCTGCGCGTTTCCATAGACGGGCACGGCGGTGATGAATTGCTGGCTGGCTATCACCATCACGTGGAAGAGCTGATGGACAGCCATATCCTGCCGCAACCGGACCCGACCCGGTATGAGAAGCTACGGACAATCCTTACCGGCATGTATCCGCCTGGTGTCCGAAGCGTTTTTCCGGATTATGCGGAGCGAAGTTCAAAAACCCTGGAATATTACGCCAACAGCAACCACCCCGCCACAGTGGTTGTTGGCGATAACGTCCGGCGGGTGGTTATTTTCGGCTCGGGGCAAGGAGGCGCCGCCGCCTTACGCCTTGCGGAAAGCCGTGGGTGGGAAGTGGTTTGTTTCGTGGATAACGATAAGGGCAAGTGGGGATCCGCTTTGGAGGGGCTCGAAATTAAAGACCCGGCAATATTGCCGGGCCGGGATTTTGACCTGATAATTGTGGCCTCCGCGCCGGGCAAGAAAGGGATATTTAACAGCCTTCACGAGTCGGGTTTCATTTACGGAAAGGATTTTATCTACTATCAGGACGATATTTATTCCGCCAGTTCTGAAATCATGGTTACGAAAGATTATTTTAAATCCCCGGTTTATCCCAACCCGTGGCTTATTAGAAAGCCGGAGCGCTACGCAAGAGATATACCCGATGACGACATGAAGATTCTCCAGGGCATGGGCGTTCTTAACCGCAGGCTGTACGATGATTTCCACTTTACCCGCCTGCCGACCATCTTGCGCAATTTCGACAGGGTTTCCATGGCGCACGGGGTGGAGATACGCGCGCCGTTTATGGACTGGAGACTTGTGCGCTACGCGTTCTCGCTACCGGAGGGGCGCAAAGTTGGAGATGGTTTTACAAAACTGGTCCTGCGGGAGGCCATGCGCGGAGTTCTTCCCGAAAGCATCCGGACGCGGCCTTCGAAGGTGGGGTTTGCCAACCCGATGGCCCAATGGCTGGCGGGCCCGTTGAAACCTTTCGCGCTGGATACCGTTAACAGCGCAATGTTTTTAGAATCGCAGGTGTGGGACGGGCAGGCCATCCGCAGGGCTGTTAACGAAGCGTACAAAAAGGGGGACTTAAAACAGGTGGGCCAGTTCTGGCCGTATCTGCAAACACACGTTCTTGGGCGGGCTTTTCTGGCCAAACGGCCAAAGCGCCCTTAA